In Halopseudomonas xinjiangensis, a single genomic region encodes these proteins:
- a CDS encoding twin-arginine translocation signal domain-containing protein yields MNRRQFLALSAAGVTVAALGSAALVYEDKDDFVMRLVREYVGDFRMEPEQQRRFVDDVTARYGDLNSAALIGFYRIRDYTGAGIEYTDQRVDWFERRIVTEFITSTDYVRKQAEANPALTYFGIDTPCTNPYARFS; encoded by the coding sequence ATGAACCGTCGCCAGTTTCTTGCACTGTCCGCAGCCGGCGTGACCGTAGCAGCGCTGGGCTCGGCCGCGCTCGTCTACGAAGACAAGGACGATTTCGTCATGCGCCTGGTCCGCGAGTACGTTGGTGATTTCCGTATGGAGCCCGAGCAGCAGCGGCGTTTCGTGGACGACGTCACCGCCCGCTACGGCGATCTGAACAGTGCTGCTCTGATCGGTTTTTATCGTATACGCGACTATACCGGTGCCGGGATCGAGTACACGGATCAGCGGGTGGACTGGTTCGAGAGACGGATCGTCACCGAATTCATCACGTCGACAGACTACGTGCGCAAGCAGGCCGAGGCGAACCCCGCCCTGACCTACTTCGGTATCGACACGCCCTGCACCAACCCCTACGCGCGCTTCAGCTGA
- a CDS encoding GMC oxidoreductase, protein MDINRKIPADIDKQHYDMVVIGSGFGSSFFLSEALKHTKGRVLIVEWGDYHPWAWQIQNQLNTAIPTAETYANRGDKPWNTTIALGGGMNCWFSQTPRMHPSDFATQSRYGIGHDWPISYDDLEPYYCQAEQIMSIAGDADMHQVLPRSQPFPQPPHKGSSIDEIMKQAMPDRHFIMPTGRARVATGNRSACCANATCNLCPVNAKFTAENGFSELYSHPQVDVCLKTEVRTLESQGGAIRSATLRSDGTEFVVHADLFVLGANAIQSPAILLRSGIEHGDTGRGLHEQVGLDVEVYLNGLGNFDGSTITTGLNYSFYDGDFRRERSACLVYFENRWPHGLRLEPGRWNETLPLMLVTEDLPNPDSRITVDPESGQAIINYAGESEYAERGIQWAFDHLGELLAPLPVESIEARRKRLTESHVQGTLRMGENGDGSVVDANMIHHTMRNLVVVGTSTYPSCSPANPSLTAAALSLRAANLLFS, encoded by the coding sequence ATGGACATCAATCGCAAAATCCCCGCCGATATCGACAAGCAGCATTACGATATGGTAGTTATCGGGTCCGGGTTCGGATCCTCGTTCTTCCTCTCCGAAGCACTCAAGCACACCAAGGGCCGCGTACTCATCGTCGAATGGGGCGATTATCATCCCTGGGCGTGGCAGATACAGAATCAGCTCAATACGGCGATCCCCACCGCTGAAACCTATGCCAACCGTGGCGACAAGCCGTGGAACACCACGATCGCGCTAGGCGGCGGCATGAACTGCTGGTTCTCGCAGACACCCCGCATGCATCCGAGCGATTTTGCCACGCAGTCGCGCTACGGCATCGGTCATGACTGGCCGATCAGCTATGACGATCTGGAGCCCTACTACTGCCAGGCCGAACAGATCATGTCGATCGCCGGCGATGCGGACATGCACCAAGTGCTTCCTCGCAGCCAGCCCTTTCCGCAGCCGCCGCACAAGGGATCCTCGATCGACGAGATCATGAAGCAGGCCATGCCGGATCGGCATTTCATCATGCCGACGGGGCGCGCACGGGTTGCCACCGGCAATCGCAGCGCGTGCTGCGCCAATGCGACGTGCAATCTGTGCCCGGTGAACGCCAAGTTCACCGCCGAGAATGGCTTCAGCGAGCTATACAGTCACCCTCAGGTCGACGTCTGCCTGAAAACCGAAGTGCGCACGCTGGAAAGCCAGGGCGGTGCCATTCGTAGCGCAACTCTTCGCTCGGACGGAACCGAATTCGTGGTTCATGCAGATCTTTTCGTACTGGGCGCCAACGCCATTCAGAGCCCGGCGATTCTGTTGCGCTCGGGAATCGAGCACGGCGATACCGGTCGCGGCTTGCACGAACAGGTTGGCCTCGACGTGGAGGTGTATCTCAACGGGCTGGGCAACTTCGACGGCAGCACCATTACCACCGGGCTCAATTATTCCTTCTACGACGGCGACTTCCGCCGCGAGCGTTCAGCGTGCCTAGTCTATTTCGAAAATCGCTGGCCGCACGGCTTACGTCTGGAGCCGGGCCGCTGGAACGAAACCTTGCCGCTAATGCTGGTCACCGAAGATCTGCCCAATCCGGACAGTCGCATTACTGTCGACCCCGAAAGCGGCCAGGCGATAATCAACTATGCAGGCGAATCGGAATACGCCGAGCGCGGGATTCAGTGGGCGTTCGACCATCTGGGCGAATTGCTGGCCCCGCTGCCGGTCGAATCCATCGAGGCGCGGCGCAAGCGACTGACCGAGTCGCACGTGCAAGGCACCCTGCGCATGGGTGAAAATGGCGACGGATCCGTGGTCGATGCCAATATGATTCATCACACGATGCGCAACCTGGTGGTGGTAGGGACATCCACGTACCCGAGCTGCTCGCCAGCCAACCCCAGTCTCACTGCTGCAGCGCTGTCACTGCGCGCGGCGAATCTGCTTTTCAGCTGA
- the holA gene encoding DNA polymerase III subunit delta, producing the protein MKLNAGQLVRQLPGELAPVYVISGDEPLLIGELADQIRQACRAAGCEERDVYHAERGFDWSQLYDASHSLSLFAQKRLIELRIPGGKPGDDGAKALLAWLNDLPQDITLLVTLPKLDGSTQRSKWAKALIEHPQTRFVQVWPVEAAQLPGWMRDRLAAAGIQAQPDALELLSARVEGNLLAAAQEIEKLKLFCQGQVLDLETVTQVVADSARYDVFGLADAMLQGHSQHALRILVGLRGEGVEAPVILWSLTRELRSLAGMAEDVARGIPLERVFASQRPPVWDKRKPLLAQALKRHPQHVWSQWLMLAQQADEQIKGQHPGSPWDALTRIVAEASGTRLTL; encoded by the coding sequence ATGAAACTCAACGCAGGCCAGCTTGTACGCCAGCTTCCCGGCGAGCTGGCACCCGTCTATGTCATCAGCGGCGACGAGCCGCTGCTGATCGGCGAGCTGGCCGACCAGATTCGTCAGGCGTGCAGGGCCGCGGGCTGTGAAGAACGCGACGTCTACCACGCCGAGCGCGGCTTCGACTGGTCGCAACTCTACGACGCCAGCCATAGCCTCTCGCTCTTCGCACAGAAACGCCTGATCGAGCTGCGCATCCCCGGCGGCAAGCCTGGCGATGATGGCGCCAAGGCGCTTCTGGCCTGGCTGAACGATCTTCCGCAGGACATCACCCTTCTCGTCACCCTCCCCAAGCTCGACGGCAGCACCCAGCGCAGCAAATGGGCGAAAGCCTTGATCGAGCACCCGCAGACCCGTTTCGTGCAGGTCTGGCCTGTTGAGGCTGCGCAATTGCCCGGCTGGATGCGTGACCGTCTGGCCGCTGCGGGCATCCAGGCGCAACCCGATGCGCTGGAGCTGCTCAGTGCCCGTGTCGAAGGCAATCTACTCGCCGCCGCGCAGGAGATCGAGAAGCTCAAGCTGTTCTGTCAGGGACAGGTGCTGGATCTGGAGACGGTGACCCAGGTAGTCGCCGACAGCGCCCGTTACGACGTGTTCGGTCTGGCCGACGCGATGCTTCAGGGGCACTCCCAACACGCTCTACGCATACTCGTCGGGCTTCGTGGCGAAGGTGTCGAGGCACCGGTTATTCTCTGGTCCCTCACCAGGGAACTCCGCAGCCTGGCCGGTATGGCGGAGGATGTCGCGCGAGGGATACCGCTGGAGCGCGTATTCGCCAGCCAGCGGCCACCGGTCTGGGACAAGCGCAAGCCGCTACTGGCACAGGCGCTCAAGCGCCATCCGCAGCACGTCTGGTCGCAGTGGTTGATGCTCGCCCAGCAAGCTGATGAACAAATCAAGGGCCAGCATCCGGGATCTCCCTGGGACGCTTTGACCCGCATCGTTGCGGAAGCATCCGGAACGCGACTGACGCTGTAA
- a CDS encoding LPS-assembly lipoprotein LptE — translation MAAKRPRFLLGCMLGLSLLMGGCGFQLRGTGVDSINLDQLHLTTTRPDSTIYRETRQNLEAEGVRLTPTAPYNLQLIDEHTDRVAVSYTGRATAAEIELRSSVTYIITDSQGRPLIGPETLRTERVYVNDRNNVIGTNEEEELLQREMQRDLTRQLLFRLSSLTESELSAREQALDRQLP, via the coding sequence ATGGCCGCTAAACGTCCTCGTTTTCTGTTGGGTTGCATGCTCGGCCTGAGCCTGCTCATGGGTGGCTGCGGCTTCCAGCTTCGCGGCACTGGCGTGGACAGTATCAATCTTGACCAGCTTCATCTGACCACGACCCGGCCTGACAGCACCATCTACCGGGAGACACGTCAGAACCTGGAAGCCGAGGGCGTGCGGCTGACTCCCACGGCACCCTACAACCTGCAGCTGATCGACGAGCATACTGATCGCGTGGCCGTCAGCTACACAGGACGCGCCACCGCTGCCGAGATCGAGCTACGCAGCTCGGTGACCTACATCATCACCGACTCGCAAGGCCGTCCGTTGATTGGTCCGGAGACCCTGCGCACCGAACGCGTTTACGTGAATGACCGCAATAACGTCATAGGTACGAACGAAGAAGAGGAACTGTTGCAGCGGGAAATGCAGCGCGACCTGACCCGCCAGCTACTGTTCCGCCTGTCGTCGCTGACCGAGTCGGAGTTGTCGGCACGGGAGCAGGCCCTTGACCGGCAGCTGCCCTGA
- the leuS gene encoding leucine--tRNA ligase has product MQEQYFPREIEAAAQTDWNTSDAFKVTETPGQDTYYCLSMFPYPSGKLHMGHVRNYTIGDVIARYQRMQGKNVLQPMGWDAFGMPAENAAMNNKVAPAKWTYDNIDYMRNQLKSLGLAIDWSREFATCRPEYYRWEQWLFTRLFEKGVIYRKNGTVNWDPVDQTVLANEQVIDGKGWRSGAEIEKREIPMYYFRITDYAEELLSSLDDLPGWPEQVKTMQRNWIGKSVGMEVAFPYDAESVGEDGQLKVFTTRPDTLMGATYVAVAAEHSLATQAAANNPRLQAFIDECKRGGVAEADIATQDKKGMPTGLFVRHPLTDEKLPVWVANYVLMSYGEGAVMAVPAHDERDFAFATQYELPIKPVVRTSAGDSVPAPWQDAYAEKGPLINSEEFDGLDFASAFTAIGDVLKQKGLGDARTQFRLRDWGISRQRYWGCPIPIIHCEKCGDVPVPEDQLPVVLPEDVVPDGAGSPLARMPEFYECTCPRCGTAARRETDTMDTFVESSWYFARYASPHYQQGMVDPAAANHWLPVDQYIGGIEHAILHLLYARFFHKLMRDEGLVACDEPFKNLLTQGMVIAETYYRLADNGGKIWFNPADVQVERDAKGKIVAARLASDGQPVEIGGVEKMSKSKNNGVDPQSMIDQYGADTCRLFMMFASPPDMSLEWSDSGVEGASRFLRRVWRLAHQHVKGGVAPALNAATLSDQQKDARRAIHLAIRQASQDIGQNHKFNTAIAAVMTLMNVLEKLPQGSGQDRALLQEGLETVTLLLAPITPHISHGLWQQLGHTDPVIDARWPQLDEAALVQDTLQLVIQVNGKLRGHMDVDADASRETVEAMARENENVQRFTEGLSIRKVIVVPGKLVNIVAN; this is encoded by the coding sequence ATGCAAGAACAGTATTTTCCCCGCGAGATAGAAGCCGCCGCTCAGACCGACTGGAACACCAGTGACGCGTTCAAGGTCACCGAGACGCCTGGTCAGGACACCTATTATTGCCTGTCCATGTTCCCTTACCCCAGCGGCAAGCTGCACATGGGGCATGTGCGCAACTACACCATCGGCGACGTAATCGCGCGCTACCAGCGCATGCAAGGCAAGAACGTCTTGCAACCGATGGGCTGGGATGCTTTCGGCATGCCGGCGGAAAACGCGGCGATGAACAACAAGGTCGCCCCGGCCAAGTGGACCTACGACAACATCGACTACATGCGCAACCAGCTGAAAAGCCTGGGACTCGCCATCGACTGGTCACGCGAATTCGCCACCTGCCGGCCGGAGTACTATCGCTGGGAACAATGGCTGTTCACCCGCCTGTTCGAAAAGGGCGTGATCTATCGCAAGAACGGTACCGTGAATTGGGACCCGGTCGACCAGACCGTGCTGGCCAATGAACAGGTCATCGACGGCAAGGGCTGGCGTTCCGGCGCGGAAATCGAAAAGCGCGAAATTCCCATGTATTACTTCCGCATTACCGATTACGCGGAAGAGTTGCTGAGTTCGCTGGACGATCTGCCTGGCTGGCCGGAGCAGGTCAAGACCATGCAGCGCAACTGGATCGGCAAGTCGGTGGGAATGGAAGTGGCCTTTCCCTACGACGCCGAATCCGTCGGTGAAGATGGTCAGCTCAAGGTATTCACCACCCGTCCCGACACATTGATGGGCGCGACCTACGTTGCGGTGGCCGCTGAACACTCACTGGCAACCCAGGCCGCGGCCAACAACCCGCGTTTGCAGGCTTTCATCGATGAATGCAAACGTGGCGGCGTAGCCGAAGCCGACATCGCCACCCAGGACAAGAAAGGCATGCCCACCGGGCTGTTCGTTCGTCATCCGCTGACTGACGAAAAGCTGCCGGTCTGGGTCGCCAACTACGTGCTCATGAGCTACGGCGAGGGTGCGGTGATGGCCGTACCCGCTCACGACGAGCGTGACTTCGCTTTCGCTACCCAGTACGAGCTGCCCATCAAGCCAGTGGTGCGCACCTCGGCCGGCGATAGCGTGCCTGCGCCCTGGCAGGACGCGTACGCAGAGAAGGGCCCGCTGATCAATTCGGAAGAATTCGATGGGTTGGACTTTGCCAGTGCCTTTACCGCGATCGGCGACGTACTCAAACAGAAAGGTCTGGGCGACGCCCGCACGCAGTTCCGATTGCGTGACTGGGGCATCAGCCGTCAGCGCTACTGGGGTTGCCCGATCCCGATCATTCATTGCGAGAAGTGTGGTGACGTTCCGGTGCCGGAAGACCAACTCCCCGTGGTGTTGCCCGAAGACGTCGTTCCGGACGGCGCAGGCTCGCCCTTGGCGCGCATGCCCGAGTTCTACGAATGCACTTGCCCGCGTTGCGGCACCGCCGCACGACGCGAGACCGACACCATGGATACCTTCGTCGAGAGCTCCTGGTACTTCGCGCGTTACGCCTCGCCGCATTACCAGCAGGGCATGGTCGACCCAGCCGCCGCGAATCACTGGCTGCCTGTCGATCAGTATATCGGCGGCATCGAGCACGCCATTTTGCACCTGCTCTATGCGCGCTTCTTCCACAAGCTGATGCGCGACGAGGGGCTGGTGGCTTGCGACGAGCCATTCAAGAACCTGCTTACTCAGGGCATGGTGATCGCCGAGACCTATTACCGGCTCGCCGATAATGGCGGCAAGATCTGGTTCAACCCCGCCGATGTACAGGTCGAGCGCGACGCCAAAGGCAAGATCGTTGCCGCGCGTCTGGCCAGTGACGGCCAGCCGGTGGAAATCGGCGGCGTCGAGAAGATGTCGAAGTCGAAGAACAACGGTGTCGATCCGCAATCAATGATCGATCAGTACGGCGCCGATACCTGCCGTCTGTTCATGATGTTCGCCTCGCCCCCGGATATGAGCCTGGAGTGGTCCGATTCCGGCGTTGAGGGCGCGAGCCGCTTCCTGCGCCGGGTATGGCGTCTCGCGCATCAACATGTGAAGGGCGGGGTCGCCCCGGCGTTGAATGCCGCTACGCTTTCCGACCAGCAGAAGGACGCGCGCCGCGCAATTCATCTGGCGATTCGACAGGCTTCGCAGGATATTGGCCAGAATCATAAGTTCAATACCGCCATCGCTGCGGTCATGACACTGATGAACGTGCTGGAAAAACTGCCGCAAGGCAGCGGCCAGGATCGCGCGCTGCTACAGGAAGGGCTGGAAACGGTGACCCTGTTGCTTGCTCCGATCACTCCGCATATCAGCCATGGCCTGTGGCAGCAGCTCGGACACACCGACCCGGTCATCGACGCGCGCTGGCCGCAGCTCGACGAGGCGGCGCTGGTTCAGGACACCCTGCAACTGGTGATCCAGGTCAATGGCAAGCTGCGCGGGCACATGGATGTCGATGCCGACGCCAGCCGCGAGACGGTCGAAGCGATGGCGCGGGAAAACGAGAACGTGCAGCGCTTTACCGAAGGCCTGAGCATCCGCAAGGTGATCGTCGTGCCCGGCAAGCTGGTCAATATTGTCGCCAATTAA
- the lnt gene encoding apolipoprotein N-acyltransferase — MLAGALSTLALTPFDIWPLGLVSVALLYWLLAPLPGSQAALRGWAWGLGLFASGVSWVYVSIHVHGYAPAWLAALLTALFVASLALLPAAMAWLWARWLRPLHSGWLSVFGFAALLVGQEIFRGWFLTGFPWLYQGYAHTDTWLVGWAPLGGVWLTGYLSVLTGCLLIEPRVWRGVRSAGIAAALLASLWLGGLGLAQVEWTRPVGEPLSVALVQADIAQARKWDPAHIDHTLALYRDLSYAQAPVDILVWPETAIPLLESNARGFVQGVAANLAERGTTLITGIPVDTYEADGSMRIYNGIMVAKPEPDIYLKHKLVPFGEYVPLEDWLRGLIAFFDLPMSSFSRGPADQPPLHAAGYRLAPLICYETVYPAFTAKLAAQSELLISISNDSWFGHSIGPLQHLQMARMRSIESGRWMMRGTNNGVTALIDDRGAIRARIPQFRQATLSGWVQPRESLTPYLRAGSWPLGVVVIMTLVICVGQRRRAR, encoded by the coding sequence ATGCTCGCTGGCGCGCTGTCCACTCTGGCATTGACGCCGTTCGACATATGGCCGCTGGGCCTGGTATCCGTGGCCCTGTTGTACTGGCTACTTGCTCCCCTGCCCGGCTCTCAGGCCGCGCTGCGCGGCTGGGCCTGGGGCCTCGGACTGTTTGCCAGCGGCGTGTCCTGGGTCTATGTGAGCATCCACGTGCATGGGTACGCGCCTGCATGGTTGGCAGCACTGCTCACTGCGCTGTTCGTCGCGTCGCTGGCTCTATTACCAGCGGCGATGGCCTGGCTCTGGGCCCGCTGGTTGCGGCCGCTGCACTCCGGCTGGCTTTCCGTGTTCGGTTTCGCTGCACTCCTGGTTGGCCAGGAGATATTTCGCGGCTGGTTTCTCACCGGCTTCCCTTGGCTCTATCAGGGCTATGCCCACACCGACACTTGGCTGGTCGGCTGGGCGCCTCTGGGCGGGGTATGGCTGACCGGTTATCTGAGCGTACTCACCGGTTGCCTGCTCATCGAGCCTCGCGTATGGCGAGGGGTCCGCTCAGCCGGTATCGCGGCCGCGCTGCTGGCCTCTCTCTGGCTTGGCGGTCTGGGCCTGGCTCAGGTGGAATGGACCCGGCCGGTTGGCGAGCCACTGTCCGTCGCATTGGTCCAGGCCGACATCGCCCAGGCGCGCAAATGGGATCCGGCGCACATCGACCACACCCTGGCGCTGTATCGTGATCTGAGCTACGCCCAGGCGCCGGTTGACATACTGGTCTGGCCGGAAACCGCGATTCCTCTCTTGGAGAGCAACGCGCGGGGCTTCGTTCAAGGCGTCGCGGCAAACCTGGCCGAGCGCGGTACCACGCTGATCACCGGCATACCGGTCGACACCTACGAGGCCGACGGTTCGATGCGCATCTATAACGGCATCATGGTCGCCAAGCCGGAGCCGGACATCTACCTCAAGCACAAGCTGGTGCCCTTCGGCGAGTACGTGCCGCTGGAAGACTGGTTGCGCGGCTTGATTGCCTTCTTCGACCTGCCCATGTCGAGCTTTTCGCGCGGGCCTGCCGACCAACCGCCGCTACACGCTGCCGGCTACCGTCTGGCTCCGCTGATCTGCTACGAAACCGTTTACCCGGCGTTCACCGCGAAGTTGGCCGCACAGAGCGAACTGTTGATTTCCATCAGCAATGACAGCTGGTTCGGGCACTCCATCGGACCGCTGCAACACCTGCAGATGGCTCGCATGCGTTCGATAGAGAGCGGTCGCTGGATGATGCGCGGAACCAACAATGGCGTCACTGCGTTGATCGATGATCGCGGAGCCATCCGCGCACGGATTCCGCAGTTCCGGCAGGCCACTCTCAGCGGCTGGGTGCAGCCGCGAGAGTCGCTTACGCCCTATTTGCGAGCGGGGAGCTGGCCGCTTGGTGTAGTTGTGATAATGACTCTAGTGATATGTGTCGGGCAGCGCCGGCGGGCGCGGTAA
- a CDS encoding HlyC/CorC family transporter, producing the protein MSEDRSTNGHKSWLDRLVQAFVHEPQSRQELLELLREAHANDVLDIEALSIIEGALQVSDMQVRDIMIPRSQMTTIKATQSPRDFLPGVIEAAHSRYPVIGESVDDVLGILLAKDLLPLLLEDNTDRFNIKDLLRPATCVPESKRLNVLLKEFRSTRNHMAIVIDEYGGVSGLVTIEDVLEQIVGDIEDEHDVDEDSYIKPLPSGDYLVKGLTPIEDFNESFETEFPDEEFDTVGGLVMNAFGHLPKRNEVVELDGFRVRVLNADSRRVHLLRVTVVNP; encoded by the coding sequence ATGAGCGAAGATCGATCGACCAATGGACACAAGTCCTGGCTGGACAGACTGGTCCAGGCTTTTGTCCACGAACCCCAGAGTCGCCAGGAATTGCTGGAACTGCTGCGCGAGGCGCACGCCAACGATGTTCTGGATATCGAGGCGCTATCGATCATCGAAGGCGCCCTGCAGGTCTCGGACATGCAGGTGCGTGACATCATGATCCCCCGGTCCCAGATGACCACCATCAAGGCCACCCAGTCGCCCCGCGACTTCCTGCCCGGCGTGATCGAGGCAGCACACTCGCGTTATCCGGTGATCGGCGAAAGCGTCGATGATGTGCTCGGCATTCTGCTGGCCAAGGATCTGCTGCCCCTGCTGCTGGAAGACAACACCGACCGCTTCAACATCAAGGACCTGCTGCGCCCCGCGACGTGCGTACCGGAGTCCAAGCGCCTGAACGTGCTGCTCAAGGAGTTTCGCTCTACGCGCAATCACATGGCGATCGTCATCGATGAATACGGCGGTGTGTCGGGGCTGGTAACGATCGAAGATGTTCTGGAGCAGATCGTCGGTGACATCGAAGACGAGCATGACGTCGACGAAGACAGCTACATCAAGCCGCTACCCAGCGGGGACTACTTGGTCAAGGGTCTTACGCCCATCGAGGATTTCAACGAGAGCTTCGAGACCGAGTTTCCTGACGAAGAGTTCGACACTGTCGGCGGACTGGTGATGAATGCGTTCGGCCATCTGCCCAAGCGAAACGAGGTGGTCGAACTGGACGGCTTCCGCGTGCGTGTGCTCAATGCCGATAGCCGTCGCGTCCACCTGCTGCGAGTAACCGTAGTCAATCCCTGA
- the ybeY gene encoding rRNA maturation RNase YbeY produces MPIEVDIQRASEAAEQPDDESFIRWAGLALRDKPGHELTIRLVDEQESRSLNSEYRDRDYPTNVLSFPADLPPELNIPLLGDLVVCVQVVQREAVEQRKSVESHWAHMVIHGCLHLLGYDHIDDAEAEEMETLERQLMAGLGFPDPYVANDE; encoded by the coding sequence ATGCCGATTGAGGTCGACATCCAGCGCGCTTCCGAAGCTGCCGAGCAGCCAGACGACGAGAGTTTCATACGCTGGGCCGGGCTGGCTCTGCGTGACAAGCCCGGCCATGAACTGACCATCCGTCTGGTAGATGAACAAGAGAGCCGGAGTCTCAACAGCGAATACCGCGACCGGGACTACCCTACCAATGTGCTCTCGTTCCCGGCCGATCTGCCTCCCGAATTGAATATCCCCTTGCTGGGAGATCTGGTCGTATGCGTGCAGGTGGTTCAGCGCGAGGCCGTCGAACAGCGGAAATCTGTCGAATCGCATTGGGCTCATATGGTCATCCACGGATGCTTGCATCTGCTCGGATATGACCATATAGACGATGCAGAAGCCGAGGAGATGGAGACTCTCGAGCGCCAGCTGATGGCTGGGCTCGGATTCCCCGATCCTTATGTTGCCAACGATGAGTAA
- a CDS encoding PhoH family protein, with product MNTTSDIHRFSIEPVDSRRFANLCGQFDEHLRLIEQRLGIEVRNRANQFELIGDPEITRSAEAVLRQLYRETRDNTDLTPDTVHLFLQESGLENLSEALHDGHAPTVLRTKRMAIQPRGPNQQSYVRSIQEHDINFGIGPAGTGKTYLAVACAVDALEREQIRRILLVRPAVEAGEKLGFLPGDLSQKIDPYLRPLYDALYEMLGFEQVAKLIERQVIEVAPLAYMRGRTLNNSFIILDESQNTTLEQMKMFLTRIGFGSTAVITGDITQVDLPRGTRSGLTHVMEVLKDVKGIGFTHFRSKDVVRHPLVQRIVEAYDLFDDQQEQRKANERREREARQQEQRDAD from the coding sequence TTGAATACCACCTCAGATATCCATCGCTTCAGCATCGAACCTGTCGATTCACGCCGCTTCGCCAACCTTTGCGGCCAGTTCGACGAACATCTACGCTTGATTGAACAACGTCTCGGAATCGAGGTGCGTAACCGTGCCAACCAGTTCGAGCTGATCGGCGATCCGGAAATAACCCGTTCGGCCGAAGCTGTTTTGCGTCAGCTGTACCGGGAGACCCGCGACAACACTGACCTGACGCCAGACACGGTCCACCTGTTCCTGCAGGAATCCGGCCTGGAAAATCTAAGCGAAGCACTGCACGACGGTCATGCGCCGACGGTATTGCGTACCAAGCGCATGGCCATCCAGCCGCGCGGCCCCAACCAGCAGAGCTACGTGCGCTCGATTCAGGAGCACGATATCAACTTCGGTATCGGCCCGGCCGGTACCGGCAAAACCTACCTGGCGGTTGCCTGTGCTGTCGATGCGCTGGAACGTGAGCAGATTCGCCGTATCCTGCTGGTGCGCCCGGCGGTCGAGGCGGGCGAAAAGCTCGGCTTCCTGCCAGGGGACCTGTCACAGAAGATCGATCCCTATCTGCGCCCGCTCTATGACGCGCTCTACGAAATGCTTGGTTTCGAGCAGGTAGCCAAACTGATCGAGCGGCAGGTGATCGAGGTCGCTCCGCTGGCGTACATGCGCGGCCGCACGCTCAACAACAGCTTCATCATCCTCGACGAGAGCCAGAACACCACACTCGAACAGATGAAGATGTTCCTGACCCGGATCGGCTTCGGCTCCACAGCGGTCATCACTGGCGATATTACCCAGGTCGACCTGCCGCGAGGCACACGCTCGGGTCTCACTCACGTCATGGAAGTACTCAAGGACGTGAAAGGCATCGGCTTCACTCACTTCCGCTCCAAGGACGTGGTTCGCCATCCGCTGGTACAGCGCATTGTCGAAGCCTATGACCTGTTCGATGACCAGCAGGAACAGCGCAAGGCCAACGAACGACGTGAACGAGAGGCCCGTCAGCAGGAGCAGCGCGATGCCGATTGA